The DNA window GTATGGCTTTCTTCGAACAGCCTCTGTCAATTGCCCGCCTTCTTCGTAGCCTACATATCCCGGAGGTGCTCCAACCAATCGACTTACAGCATGGCGCTCTTGGTATTCACTCATGTCGATCCGTGTCATGCTGTTTTCGTTGTTGAACAAGAATTCAGCGAGTGCTTTTGCCAATTCTGTTTTGCCGACACCGGTTGTTCCAAGGAAGATGAAAGAGCCTATTGGTCGTTTGGTGTCTTGCAATCCTGCACGACTTCTTCTCACAGCATCGCTGATGGCTTCAATCGCTTCATCTTGTCCTACAACACGCTTGTGCAATTCATCTTCTAAGTGTAATAGTTTTTCGCGTTCACTTTGAAGCATTCGTGATACCGGAATACCTGTCCACACCGCAATTACTTCTGCAATGTCTTCACTTCCTACCTCTTCTTTTATCATTTGAGAACCGCTTTGTTGCATCTCAGCAAGTTTACTTTCAAATGATTTTAATTGAATTTCAGCATCCTTAATTTTTCCGTAACGAATTTCCGCTACTTTACCATAATCACCATTGCGTTCTGCTTGGTCGGCTTCAAATTTGAAATTTTCAATTTGTTCTTTAACCTTTTGAATTCCTTCTACTACTTCCTTTTCACCTTGCCATTTTGCGCGTAAATCACTTCTCTTGTCAGAAAGTTCAGCAATTTCTTTGTGAAGTTCTTCTAGTTTTTTTGTGTCATTTTCCCGTTTGATTGCCTCACGTTCGATTTCTAATTGACGAATCTTACGTTCTACCTCATCTAATTCTATTGGCATCGAGTTGATTTGCATTCTAAGTTTAGAAGCTGCTTCATCCATTAAGTCGATGGCTTTGTCCGGTAAAAAACGATCGTTGATATAACGTTGTGATAATTCGACAGCCGCAATAATCGCTTCATCCTTGATACGCACTTTATGATGTGTTTCATACTTTTCTTTGATACCTCTTAAGATGGAGATAGCATCTTCAGCACTTGGCTCATCAACCATTACTTTTTGGAAACGTCTTTCGAGTGCTTTATCTTTTTCAAAATATTTTTGAAATTCATTTAAAGTAGTTGCTCCGATTGCACGCAATTCGCCACGAGCAAGAGCAGGTTTTAAGATGTTTGCCGCATCCATTGCACCTTCGCCACCTCCTGCGCCAACAAGTGTATGGATTTCATCAATGAATAGAATGATTTCTCCTTCTGCGGAAATTACTTCTTTGACAACCGATTTTAATCGCTCTTCGAATTCTCCTTTAAATTTTGCACCGGCAATCAATGAGCCCATGTCGAGCGAATAAATTTGTTTTGATTTTAAATTTTCAGGAACATCACCATTAATAATTCGGTGTGCTAATCCTTCTGCAATTGCTGTTTTACCAACACCCGGTTCACCAACTAAAATCGGATTGTTTTTTGTTCTACGGGAAAGGATTTGAAGTACTCTACGGATTTCTTCATCGCGACCAATTACCGGATCAAGCTTTCCGTTTTTTGCTTGGTTATTCAGGTTGATTGCATATTTATTTAAGGCGTTATAAGTATCCTCAGCAGTTTGGCTGGTTACTTTGGCACCTTTTCTTAATTCAGCAATTGCAGCTTTTAAATCTTTTTCAGTTACGCCATTGTCTTTTAATAATTGTGAAATGGTGTCTTTGGTGGTTAATAATGCCAGCAACAAATGTTCGATAGAAACATATTCATCACCAAATTCTTTCAAATAACTGCTGGCTTTTGCAATGGCTTGGTTTGCATTATTGGATAGGAAGGGTTGTCCGCCCGAAACTTTTGGATAGCTCTCAACAATTTTATCCAAGGCTTTGGTGAAGATGGACGTGTTTACATTCAGTTTTTTTAAGATAAATGGGGTAACATGCTCATCTACTTCCAGAATACCTTTTAGGATATGTCCGTTTTCAATAGATTGTTGTCCATTGATAGTTGCAATTTGCACGGCTTGTTGCACGGCTTCTTGCGATTTGATGGTGTAGTTATTTAAGTTCATAGTTTTGAGTTTATTTGACTAATTTTTTCTTGTCTAGTTTGTGAAAATGTTTTCTGTTCATTATTTACAAATGTGTATATCACAAGTGTTTTTTCAAAAAGACTTTTAGCGATGTTATTCTTTTCGGATTTTTCGTGTAATTCTGCTGTTGCGAAAAGTACATCGGCCAAAAGATCTAGTTTGTGAATATGTATGTTTTTGTTTTTAATTAAATAATTAACTAAATGTTGTTTGTCCATAACAGCAAGTTTGGCAAATTCCACATCGAATTCGGTTTTTAAAAATTCATCAGCAATGCTGATTCCTGAATCGATTTTACCGGATGTTTTTGCATTTGTCATCTCACTAATTATGCGTGCAATCACAAGGGCTAATTGTTCAACTTGTTTTTCTATATAATCTTTTCTAATCATTTAGTCGGTGAATAAAGTCAAAATTTGTTCCAAAGCGGGTTGATGCTTTTATTAGGACGAATTGTCCGATTAGTTTGATTTTAAATGACTTATTGGCTTGTTGCCGAGGTTTTATCTGTCTATTTTGCATTAGATTTTTTTATTATTATATTGCATAGGATTTGAAACACGAAGTACTCCTATTGACTATGATTCCGAATAGAATTTTTGCTTTTATTGTTTTTTTACTATTTACCACGTCTTCCTTTTCTCAAAACAAGCAAACGCTTGATAGTTTGGAGAAAGTATTGAGTCAATCTCAGGTGGACACGGTGAAGGTGAATTGCATGGTAAAGTTGGCATCCGAGTATAGAAATAATGAACCTGAAAAGGCGAAGCAATATGCGTTGAAAGCGTTAGCATTGGCGCAGCAGAATAGTTTTAAGAAGGGGATAG is part of the Bacteroidota bacterium genome and encodes:
- the clpB gene encoding ATP-dependent chaperone ClpB, which translates into the protein MNLNNYTIKSQEAVQQAVQIATINGQQSIENGHILKGILEVDEHVTPFILKKLNVNTSIFTKALDKIVESYPKVSGGQPFLSNNANQAIAKASSYLKEFGDEYVSIEHLLLALLTTKDTISQLLKDNGVTEKDLKAAIAELRKGAKVTSQTAEDTYNALNKYAINLNNQAKNGKLDPVIGRDEEIRRVLQILSRRTKNNPILVGEPGVGKTAIAEGLAHRIINGDVPENLKSKQIYSLDMGSLIAGAKFKGEFEERLKSVVKEVISAEGEIILFIDEIHTLVGAGGGEGAMDAANILKPALARGELRAIGATTLNEFQKYFEKDKALERRFQKVMVDEPSAEDAISILRGIKEKYETHHKVRIKDEAIIAAVELSQRYINDRFLPDKAIDLMDEAASKLRMQINSMPIELDEVERKIRQLEIEREAIKRENDTKKLEELHKEIAELSDKRSDLRAKWQGEKEVVEGIQKVKEQIENFKFEADQAERNGDYGKVAEIRYGKIKDAEIQLKSFESKLAEMQQSGSQMIKEEVGSEDIAEVIAVWTGIPVSRMLQSEREKLLHLEDELHKRVVGQDEAIEAISDAVRRSRAGLQDTKRPIGSFIFLGTTGVGKTELAKALAEFLFNNENSMTRIDMSEYQERHAVSRLVGAPPGYVGYEEGGQLTEAVRRKPYSVVLLDEIEKAHPDVFNILLQVLDDGRLTDNKGRVVNFKNTIIIMTSNMGSHLIQENFEKLTDKNREQIMAKTKVEVFELLKKTIRPEFLNRIDETIMFTPLNREDVHRIVELQFTGIAKMLEENDIHISATPEAIDWLAQLGFDPQFGARPVKRVMQKRVLNELSKQILAGKVEKDAKIVLDVFNNEFVFRNPIDADKKAKKEKSK